Proteins from one Drosophila gunungcola strain Sukarami chromosome 3R, Dgunungcola_SK_2, whole genome shotgun sequence genomic window:
- the LOC128252410 gene encoding intermembrane lipid transfer protein VPS13B isoform X1, translating to MFKLESYITPILLSYVAKYVKNFRDEDAQVSLWEGEVSFQNLDLRLEVLEEELNLPVELVSGHIHELSIQVPWTKLMSEPVKIVINTIEFVAKLPDSESKQRRASFQREQRRKSKRESVEQPDQQPKSSAAGSSSSVVNKIINNISLQCHNIILKYVEDDIVVSMNVQTLNFSSAGEDWKPTMVDIHPVSVVMRKLLQVSDLTICLDKRNTAGRIEVCQEPVLYRCTLECRVLRKYNANTVSTTSTTRIGVFTKALDINVSSLQFPMVMRLIKMLLELKPTELEEDPQNPEDQEAVAEGNDGEQSAEPSGQSMFWWAWNLLPSFDNEAPSSSCDAPTGHAFDMGIYAEELNFQLKNSEYFTDQSMGGIKRIRYTPILRISLGGLYYERTQLKECDWANVKAGLSSICMEPLGVYRSEDPVDRNLIHTQEFLDERSFIDKSLFDENYMFADRSWCSYNYEDYVARNTDEYMLFRSPVLAFDIIEYRVPKTSNHPAADGQLRDLGLRIQYRLLSAGITFHFSQSFVQVKNVISDLIRPYDYPGYHSESVKDEAGSGSVPEQENKNADMTIPDLEYLMGLVPTCNYKIELRNLVLQMYPRQQQEAASAMNHHQLTTTVKQSLLPYLQLKISLVEGTMCGPVNPLRLVQLISHLEEKPREVVNACYNCYNFNVKNLTLMILNTTSDGDRAKLLSIPRMQVNWNRLLAPHLWRKNEAALETAEIKSEIITLEFSKRELILAKRLIPLITSFNSSELCDLAHIVAHANAHSDVIKLQSLGTKLSLSYHKYHTHLAAVGSLQGIQTDAVHTKMNARNVILSTSKNANNKWLEVQLQLPLEEANTKQEKMPGTVLCLWLDPFRITTDIYLLQFLNFSDHSGKQKAKEKEIETDLESFLQSEPPVTQSVSNYSTVSASAMALNDLQPRRISRNASRKISVPEETVHLSSERDERHTQAEPVSIPVISKPQPSNFDSMDLVKRLTNVVVLVEIAQAKIDVCEVMMRKTPAETDVEYTSIRLPHVKVKSGNSEAIQRGNIRSVVSVTSKAELFNWVFDLSEFNVCYRRANVTEVIVAPVRTTITLALSHKTSEKSETRKIEGKSDQEKKAEQNTYSINVHVDMSDINIFTQRVKLLHEHCMIISKMKSSLCPDEPPSKWQVAKTAPRLEVYTGSAQTYPAIKEFLELDPNFEAPQVKSAPNSTILFFCQWTIPRICFEMENSNDSQHSKIVLILEDLLLNIDKQNDFNKITTKIENFGLNYYEKKHEWEKIEDFHIKMLGDSTNLPLISVVITTVSLQDLYAKIGARNPHNKQHTISEVLIEVQPIEMVLDLDQITAFMVPICEVLEIMGSSDSKQPANTACSPVASQVTTVQDLPMVHLNSKGIYVYLPLSTNRKSCSVLLLRIESIQLTPSLENPLVRQLVRPDIYQKAAELNMLNTPGALVEDRQYELSVRKLSLSTGNWKQTQKYRIEKSLASKHDNPAFEWNNQSQSTELDHMEIFKDFDFIMIYAPAISYDRFLVCGQSVEYNCATDFVASLNTHQISLISCIIVRLQRLNCIIDQVCVKNAEMHKSRSHKILGEVSTFNSADNSVYFLRDTKPLKTGKKPSKKQLNVKQSYPNLNSSFMDAGASSDIFYGSCQSDSGIHLGSRVKGNRQSSGLSYPQSVSFVAGTFVLRIYDVLALEELERPVMKPLFLVTISQPSFMSTQNLKASVTQASIFNVNIGVATADSEGKEDLEQFNESVFDTLPGQLGSSGIPPPLLTIKTQYDRLKQKEVDVELRKPILLRMCEASIKQLASDVIRVYSVLHETPCFAVRSQRPVPEGSQLHQMKSNCYNADRLHLSCDRITIKFYDEERTFKCSFVCLDLSTRIKFSTRPQKAVIRSTLGSVYVQSGGKMLLHPLLMRLSADLVSEPWCDELLINATLKLNFLHIDAGVLSILQLQKARDGMNRIREYADQEWQQFLHRRPVLGTPEEVSPCDLIKCTPSNESIERLKRPLKSNAEFYQDDLRAGAFQFVYLNSESVLPMPYQVQIIKKNYGIICWRYPQPRQMTSILIYPVPMAVSSPIHIRCRMEYFSETHETFLHYCDFLLSETSTKQLTPPDRPICATIWRVVIMQSLISVNGACFEGSEDEDLSIEYIHADFKVDENNDFILHPKVLVGCMRIDTVFRAERVPKLQLLLCCQDIELNFLNQPESSGELPQQLKKYNLKQTSNISQTFLTLHVEDLQMHSTIYSRKDFSLQTELRTRVKCLDYGFLNMLDIVEPMKFTSYVRLTDCPRSLVHANFLVDKLRLNCGPYVIHTLLSSKHHWQEVLQQRKMRHALMPKCVIVNRIQAPISFGQTGTVEKVSVAPGEMQLYHFRSCNHKQELTFFITNPENRLIETSDSVHIALKFEDDQKVYHLRVGGFCITLKLGKLSATQIYILVKGQIELISMVPFNMITEFREEEKSYDDNNAPEHLLLSKERSSYYQNVKRNADINMRLKLSAGLGRGRTGDIPLKTNNNLPWLVKVPTQSAQQFISVWVRILREDIVMEKPDGDFQPQKILICIWPIFEICNMLSCEIQANENTTGESSTIDAKGGRWALNTATTHATEHTVGFTFPVVLRGSSKDEYTLMLRTMDWHKFFHYDPTVWTIENALHKLGKSAKRMWPLNDEEELRVCRQLAFQNSFDVKYQTKATREFSCTLGLEVAAWGMFINGTGLDVSIFTIHEQARFEIKANSLEMMPKLSSAFTIDVTFEQGWITSAPISLEDFSQKTVQNAGRSMSLRCNSFVDIVIVEREEVLRLVLEYRKEADGRRLFKLRSKFVLANFTDVALNALPLAMDHKETSTREEVEAYTISKTARSLLSADSTKNCIGTAMDVFYDLNVHKTKHNCDTAFVYFVCFSVGGSREISIPVPLSIPFTRRCFSLQAGHESIPLMITLVEKDNVHYLNVFRDTAPAIVISNNTNVKFIVAQTSASENSNVSCTNSEFVGRHFEWNQLVLPHSKCYYTPPQMYANFPDVEFTMCNLSLAVYKDKPCAKNKIAWSKPVRTDKSWQKFLHVPNHGDVKVVVCDKHRAIRLNIYYIAQQLEFSVKDLRSRLTKPEKSLMPSEEQQLLESDEKLAQDTTTPKEPLPDMIACAHFSEQCETKRQTRIKVFIKSFVFSLQTDSRENDFLKTEVCNIYADDTVIIYDDDDEQRELRLQLPNLQVDNQLYSSGKYDFPVLLCAEKLYKRNCSLPQVYDLDSVYRQQAQRTPVSLFTFVFYQDEMQLQNVRCQIPPFRVYIEDAYLNQLLEALVECEPSHCVYSPPVEQDQILLPVGATLLPDQVVAQSLYISEPLRLNSFTVEPLSLLLSVHTSSRLYIALDHSPLSFSRYERQQILTVPLRFGQSLGLHYLSGAIFGAGWVVGSLEILGSPSGLARSFSTGLRDFVSMPVQGLFRGPWGFLVGVTQGSASLLRNVTAGTVNSVTKLAGSVARNLDRLTLDAEHIELTEARRRARPQGFADGLTQGLTGLGISLLGAVGGLAHHTLEARSSVGVIAGLTKGIVGAFTKPISGAAEMLALTGQGVLHTVGFNAMPQQVEPSFTRNVALHGSSNRIWSYLPEELSRDQMLFFCEITLLVGTQLRPALLFLTSSVLAIIQSDSEELAFASPVSKVDAVADREDPSKLYLSLKSERSNDLEGQLNYTNERIMKFLNASRLQSIANDSLNDLLQLQEQDVDDRIQRQSQCIFYIKPNIGEHLIHYLKVIGRIQH from the exons ATGTTCAAACTGGAGTCCTACATCACTCCAATTCTTCTGAGCTACGTGGCCAAGTACGTAAAGAACTTTCGCGATGAGGATGCCCAGGTGTCGCTGTGGGAGGGCGAGGTCAGCTTCCAGAATCTGGACCTGCGCCTGGAGGTGCTCGAGGAGGAACTCAATCTGCCGGTGGAGCTGGTCTCTGGGCACATCCACGAGCTAAGCATCCAGGTGCCCTGGACAAAGCTCATGTCCGAGCCGGTGAAGATCGTCATAAACACCATTGAGTTCGTGGCCAAGTTGCCGGACAGCGAGAGCAAGCAGCGCCGGGCCTCCTTCCAGCGGGAGCAGCGCCGGAAATCCAAGCGGGAGTCGGTGGAGCAGCCGGATCAGCAGCCTAAGAGTTCCGCAGCGGGCAGCTCCTCCAGTGTGGTCAACAAGATCATAAACAACATCAGCCTGCAGTGCCACAACATCATCTTGAAGTACGTGGAGGACGACATCGTGGTTTCCATGAATGTGCAGACCCTGAACTTCAGTTCCGCTGGCGAGGACTGGAAGCCCACCATGGTGGACATCCATCCGGTGTCCGTAGTCATGCGCAAGCTGCTGCAGGTCTCCGATCTGACCATCTGCCTGGACAAGCGGAATACCGCCGGCCGGATTGAGGTGTGCCAGGAGCCGGTGCTCTATCGTTGCACCCTGGAGTGCCGAGTGCTCCGCAAATACAACGCCAATACGGTAAGCACCACGAGCACCACACGCATTGGGGTCTTTACCAAGGCACTGGACATCAATGTGTCATCTCTGCAATTCCCCATGGTGATGAGATTAATCAAAATGCTGCTCGAACTGAAGCCAACCGAACTGGAGGAGGATCCTCAGAATCCGGAAGACCAGGAGGCAGTGGCCGAGGGAAACGACGGAGAGCAGAGTGCGGAGCCCTCTGGTCAGAGCATGTTTTGGTGGGCCTGGAACCTGCTGCCCAGTTTCGACAACGAGGCGCCTTCCTCCTCCTGCGACGCTCCTACTGGTCACGCCTTCGATATGGGCATCTACGCCGAGGAGCTGAATTTCCAACTTAAGAACTCGGAGTACTTCACCGATCAGAGCATGGGCGGCATCAAGCGAATACGGTATACGCCAATCCTGCGGATCAGTTTGGGCGGACTCTACTACGAACGTACTCAGTTAAAGGAGTGCGACTGGGCCAATGTCAAGGCGGGCCTCTCCAGCATTTGCATGGAACCGTTGGGCGTTTACCGAAGCGAAGATCCCGTTGACCGTAACTTGATCCATACCCAGGAA TTTTTAGATGAGCGCTCATTCATCGACAAGAGTCTGTTCGACGAGAACTACATGTTCGCCGATCGCTCCTGGTGCAGCTACAACTACGAGGACTACGTGGCCAGGAACACGGATGAGTACATGCTGTTCCGCAGCCCTGTGCTGGCGTTCGACATAATCGAGTACCGGGTGCCGAAGACAAGCAACCATCCCGCGGCGGATGGCCAGCTCAGAGACCTAGGACTTCGGATTCAGTATCGCTTACTGTCCGCCGGAATCACCTTCCACTTTTCGCAGTCCTTTGTGCAggttaaaaatgtaattagcGATTTAATCCGTCCTTACGATTACCCGGGATATCATTCAGAATCGGTGAAGGATGAGGCCGGATCAGGCAGTGTCCCCGAGCAGGAGAACAAGAATGCCGATATGACCATACCGGATTTGGAGTATCTGATGGGGCTGGTGCCCACCTGCAACTACAAAATCGAACTCCGTAACTTAGTCCTGCAGATGTATCCCCGTCAGCAGCAGGAGGCGGCTTCTGCGATGAACCACCACCAACTGACGACCACGGTGAAGCAATCCCTGTTGCCATATCTTCAGCTGAAGATTTCCCTAGTCGAGGGCACAATGTGTGGCCCAGTGAACCCGCTTCGCCTGGTTCAACTGATTAGCCATCTTGAGGAGAAACCCCGGGAGGTGGTCAATGCCTGCTATAATTGCTATAACTTTAATGTGAAAAACTTAACGCTGATGATCCTGAATACCACTTCGGATGGTGACAGGGCCAAGCTTTTAAGCATTCCACGCATGCAGGTGAACTGGAACCGCCTGCTTGCACCTCATCTCTGGCGCAAAAATGAAGCTGCCCTAGAGACGGCAGAAATCAAATCAGAGATCATAACTTTAGAGTTCTCAAAGCGGGAGCTTATACTGGCCAAGCGCTTAATCCCCTTAATCACGAGCTTTAACAGCTCAGAGCTCTGCGATCTGGCCCACATTGTGGCCCATGCCAACGCCCATTCGGATGTCATCAAGCTTCAAAGCTTGGGCACCAAACTAAGCTTGAGTTACCACAAGTATCACACGCATTTGGCTGCCGTGGGCTCTCTTCAAGGTATCCAAACCGATGCCGTCCACACCAAGATGAATGCTCGGAATGTGATTCTATCAACTTCCAAGAATGCAAACAACAAGTGGCTAGAGGTGCAGCTACAGCTTCCTCTGGAGGAGGCCAATACAAAGCAGGAAAAGATGCCCGGTACAGTGCTGTGCCTTTGGCTGGACCCATTCCGAATCACTACGGACATCTACTTACTGCAGTTTCTCAACTTTTCGGATCACAGTGGcaagcaaaaagcaaaagagaAGG AAATAGAAACGGATTTAGAGTCTTTTTTGCAGTCGGAACCACCTGTAACACAATCAGTATCGAATTATTCCACAGTGTCTGCCTCAGCAATGGCTTTGAATGACCTTCAACCGCGTCGAATCAGTAGGAACGCAAGTCGAAAGATCTCTGTTCCCGAGGAGACTGTGCATCTGAGTTCGGAAAGGGATGAGAGGCACACCCAGGCAGAGCCTGTTAGTATACCCGTCATCAGTAAACCGCAGCCAAGTAACTTCGATTCTATGGATCTGGTGAAGCGACTAACCAACGTGGTGGTGCTGGTTGAAATCGCCCAGGCCAAGATTGATGTGTGTGAAGTAATGATGAGAAAAACGCCTGCCGAGACGGATGTGGAGTATACCTCTATTCGGCTGCCACACGTAAAAGTAAAATCAGGCAACAGCGAGGCCATTCAGCGAGGAAACATTAGATCTGTAGTTTCGGTGACCAGCAAAGCAGAGTTATTTAACTGGGTCTTCGACCTAAGCGAATTCAATGTGTGCTACCGCAGAGCAAATGTCACCGAGGTGATTGTGGCACCAGTAAGGACTACAATAACTTTAGCCCTGTCTCACAAGACATCCGAAAAAAGCGAGACAAGAAAAATCGAGGGAAAATCCGACCAGGAGAAAAAGGCCGAACAAAACACCTACTCCATAAATGTGCATGTAGATATGTCGGACATCAATATATTTACCCAGCGG GTGAAATTGTTGCATGAACACTGCATGATTATTTCCAAGATGAAGAGCTCGCTTTGCCCTGACGAACCTCCATCTAAGTGGCAGGTAGCAAAAACAGCTCCCAGACTAGAGGTTTACACTGGCAGTGCACAAACCTATCCGGCGATAAAAGAGTTCTTGGAGCTGGATCCCAACTTTGAAGCACCTCAAGTAAAAAGTG CTCCCAATAGTACGATTCTATTCTTCTGCCAATGGACTATTCCCAGAATAtgttttgaaatggaaaactcCAACGATTCCCAGCATAGTAAAATCGTTTTGATTCTGGAAGACCTACTCCTGAATATTGataaacaaaatgattttaacAAGATTACCACCAAAATCGAAAACTTTGGGCTTAACTACTATGAGAAAAAACATGAATGGGAAAAGATAGAAGACTTTCACATCAAAATGCTGGGCGACAGCACGAACTTGCCATTGATCAGTGTGGTGATTACCACAGTGAGCCTTCAGGATCTCTATGCGAAAATTGGGGCGAGAAACCCGCATAACAAGCAGCACACCATCTCTGAGGTCCTGATTGAGGTGCAGCCGATCGAAATGGTGCTGGACTTGGACCAAATAACCGCGTTTATGGTTCCGATTTGTGAGGTCCTTGAAATTATGGGAAGTTCTGATTCAAAGCAGCCAGCAAACACGGCCTGTTCGCCTGTTGCCAGTCAGGTTACAACGGTTCAAGACCTGCCAATGGTGCATTTAAACAGCAAGGGCATCTATGTGTACCTGCCTTTGTCCACAAACAGGAAGAGTTGCAGTGTGTTACTATTAAGG ATTGAGAGTATCCAACTAACTCCTAGTCTGGAAAATCCGCTAGTTCGGCAGCTCGTGCGCCCAGATATCTACCAAAAAGCCGCAGAACTGAACATGCTTAATACCCCGGGAGCCCTGGTAGAAGATCGTCAGTATGAGCTGAGTGTAAGAAAGCTATCATTATCTACCGGAAACTGGAAGCAAACACAAAAGTACCGCATTGAAAAGAGTTTGGCCAGCAAACATGACAACCCCGCGTTCGAGTGGAACAACCAAAGTCAATCCACCGAACTGGATCACATGGAGATATTCAAAGACTTTGACTTCATAATGATTTATGCACCGGCTATAAGCTACGATAGATTTCTAGTCTGTGGACAAAGTGTGGAGTATAATTGCGCAACCGATTTTGTGGCTTCTCTGAACACACACCAAATCAGCTTGATCAGCTGCATTATAGTGCGTTTACAGCGGCTTAATTGTATAATCGATCAGGTCTGTGTAAAAAATGCAGAGATGCACAAATCGAGATCACACAAAATACTTGGCGAGGTGTCCACATTTAACAGCGCAGATAACTCGGTGTATTTTTTACGGGATACGAAACCACTCAAAACCGGAAAGAAACCCTCTAAAAAGCAGCTAAATGTCAAGCAAAGTTACCCGAACCTAAATTCGAGTTTTATGGATGCAGGAGCCAGCAGTGATATATTTTACGGATCGTGCCAAAGCGATTCCGGAATTCACTTGGGCAGCCGGGTGAAAGGAAATCGCCAATCGAGTGGCTTGAGTTATCCTCAAAGTGTATCGTTTGTGGCCGGAACATTCGTGCTAAGGATTTACGATGTGTTGGCCCTAGAGGAGCTGGAAAGACCGGTCATGAAACCACTGTTTTTGGTGACTATATCCCAGCCCAGCTTTATGTCTACCCAAAATCTAAAGGCTTCGGTAACCCAAGCCTCGATTTTTAATGTTAACATAGGCGTAGCCACTGCAGATTCGGAAGGAAAAGAGGATTTGGAACAATTTAACGAGTCCGTTTTTGACACACTTCCCGGTCAACTTGGCAGCTCTGGAATTCCTCCTCCGTTGCTCACGATCAAGACCCAATATGATCGTCTCAAGCAAAAGGAAGTCGATGTGGAACTACGTAAACCCATTCTGCTGAGAATGTGTGAGGCTAGCATCAAGCAATTGGCCAGCGATGTCATCCGTGTGTACTCCGTTCTCCACGAGACTCCCTGCTTTGCCGTGCGCAGCCAGCGCCCTGTACCCGAAGGATCTCAACTTCACCAGATGAAGTCGAACTGCTACAATGCGGATCGGTTGCACTTATCCTGTGATCGCATAACTATAAAGTTCTACGATGAGGAGCGGACCTTCAAATGCAGTTTCGTTTGCCTCGATCTCAGCACTCGCATCAAGTTCAGCACTCGTCCTCAGAAGGCCGTCATTAGATCAACTCTGGGATCCGTGTATGTGCAGTCCGGCGGAAAGATGCTGCTGCATCCTTTGCTGATGCGTTTGTCGGCCGATTTGGTCAGTGAGCCGTGGTGCGATGAGCTGCTGATCAATGCCACACTCAAGCTCAATTTCCTGCACATCGACGCGGGTGTTCTTAGCATACTGCAATTGCAAAAGGCCCGGGATGGAATGAATCGGATACGCGAATACGCTGATCAGGAGTGGCAGCAGTTTCTGCACCGCCGTCCCGTTTTGGGCACCCCCGAAGAGGTCTCACCCTGCGACCTGATCAAGTGCACTCCATCAAACGAGTCCATAGAGCGGCTAAAACGCCCCTTGAAGTCGAATGCGGAGTTCTACCAGGATGACCTCAG AGCGGGCGcctttcaatttgtttatctTAACTCCGAGTCCGTACTGCCAATGCCTTACCAGGTGCAGATCATTAAGAAAAACTATGGCATCATATGCTGGCGATATCCGCAACCGCGCCAAATGACCAGCATACTCATTTATCCAGTGCCCATGGCA GTAAGCAGCCCCATACATATCAGGTGTCGCATGGAGTACTTCAGCGAAACCCACGAAACATTCCTACATTACTGCGATTTCCTGCTTTCGGAGACCTCCACCAAGCAACTGACGCCCCCAGATCGTCCTATATGTGCCACTATTTGGAGGGTGGTTATAATGCAATCGCTGATCTCTGTGAATGGGGCTTGCTTTGAGGGAAGTGAGGATGAAGATCTATCG ATCGAGTACATCCATGCGGACTTTAAAGTGGATGAAAATAACGATTTCATATTGCACCCCAAAGTTCTAGTGGGTTGCATGCGCATCGACACAGTATTCCGAGCGGAAAGAGTGCCCAAGTTGCAGTTGTTGCTCTGCTGCCAGGACATCGAGCTGAACTTCCTGAACCAGCCGGAGAGCTCTGGAGAGCTGCCACAACAGCTTAAGAAGTACAACCTCAAGCAGACCAGTAATATCAGCCAAACTTTTCTTACGCTGCATGTGGAGGACCTGCAAATGCACTCGACCATTTATTCCCGGAAGGATTTTAGTTTGCAAACCGAACTGCGCACTCGGGTGAAGTGCTTGGACTATGGCTTCCTAAACATGCTGGATATCGTGGAGCCAATGAAATTCACAAGCTATGTAAGACTGACCGATTGCCCGCGCTCTTTGGTACATGCCAATTTCCTGGTGGACAAGCTTCGGCTCAACTGCGGACCCTATGTGATTCACACATTGCTGAGTTCCAAACACCACTGGCAGGAGGTTTTGCAGCAGAGGAAGATGCGACACGCCCTAATGCCCAAATGCGTTATAGTTAACCGGATACAGGCACCCATAAGCTTTGGTCAAACCGGCACAGTTGAGAAAGTCTCTGTGGCTCCTGGCGAAATGCAGCTCTATCACTTCCGAAGCTGTAATCACAAGCAAGAACTTACATTCTTCATCACAAATCCTGAGAACCGTCTAATTGAGACAAGTGATTCGGTGCACATAGCCCTGAAGTTCGAGGACGACCAGAAGGTTTATCACCTGCGCGTGGGAGGATTCTGTATAACTCTAAAGCTGGGCAAACTTTCCGCCACTCAGATTTATATTCTCGTCAAGGGACAAATAGAACTGATTAGCATGGTACCTTTCAATATGATCACAGAGTTTCGGGAGGAGGAAAAAAGCTACGACGATAACAATGCGCCGGAACATCTCCTGTTGTCTAAAGAAAGATCATCGTACTACCAGAATGTAAAGCGAAATGCAGACATCAATATGCG GCTAAAGTTAAGCGCTGGACTTGGAAGGGGGCGCACTGGTGATATCCCACTGAAAACCAATAACAACTTGCCTTGGCTGGTCAAGGTGCCCACGCAATCTGCGCAGCAATTCATCAGCGTTTGGGTTCGGATCTTGCGCGAGGACATTGTGATGGAAAAGCCGGATGGTGACTTTCAGCCCCAGAAGATACTGATCTGCATTTGGCCCATCTTTGAGATATGCAATATGCTCAGCTGTGAGATTCAGGCGAATGAAAACACAACCGGAGAGAGCTCCACTATTGACGCCAAGGGCGGCAGATGGGCTCTAAACACTGCGACCACTCATGCCACAGAACACACAGTTGGCTTCACATTTCC GGTTGTCTTACGAGGCTCTTCCAAAGATGAATATACACTAATGCTAAGGACAATGGACTGGCACAAGTTCTTTCATTATGATCCCACTGTTTGGACCATTGAAAATGCCCTGCATAAACTGGGCAAGTCTGCGAAGCGCATGTGGCCACTGAATGATGAGGAAGAACTGCGCGTGTGCCGGCAGTTGGCTTTTCAGAACTCCTTTGATGTAAAATACCAAACCAAGGCCACAAGAGAGTTCTCCTGCACCTTGGGACTGGAGGTAGCCGCCTGGGGCATGTTCATCAACGGAACCGGCTTGGACGTAAGCATTTTTACGATCCATGAGCAGGCGCGATTCGAGATCAAAGCAAACAGTTTGGAAATGATGCCCAAACTCAGCAGTGCTTTCACAATTGATGTGACCTTCGAGCAAGGCTGGATCACCTCAGCTCCGATTTCTTTGGAAGATTTTTCGCAAAAAACGGTGCAAAACGCCGGACGATCAATGTCTCTGCGGTGCAATTCATTTGTGGACATAGTAATTGTGGAAAGGGAAGAGGTGCTGCGTCTGGTACTGGAATACCGAAAGGAAGCCGATGGACGTCGTCTGTTTAAACTGCGCTCCAAATTCGTGCTGGCCAATTTTACGGATGTAGCTCTGAATGCCCTACCTCTGGCCATGGATCACAAGGAGACATCGACACGGGAAGAAGTGGAGGCTTATACCATTTCCAAAACAGCCCGTAGTCTTTTATCAGCGGATTCGACCAAGAACTG CATTGGTACCGCGATGGACGTTTTCTACGATCTTAATGTGCATAAGACCAAGCACAACTGTGATACGGCATTCgtgtattttgtttgctttagcGTGGGTGGAAGTCGGGAGATTTCCATACCAGTTCCCTTGTCCATACCCTTTACCAGGCGCTGTTTCAGCTTGCAAGCCGGACACGAATCCATTCCGTTGATGATCACCCTAGTTGAGAAGGACAATGTGCACTACTTAAACGTATTTCGAGACACGGCGCCTGCGATTGTCATAAGCAACAACACGAACGTCAAGTTTATTGTGGCCCAAACAAGTGCATCGGAGAATAGCAATGTGTCCTGCACAAATTCCGAGTTCGTGGGAAGGCACTTCGAGTGGAACCAGTTGGTGCTGCCCCACAGCAAATGCTATTACACCCCTCCCCAAATGTACGCCAACTTTCCGGATGTGGAGTTTACAATGTGCAATCTATCCTTGGCGGTATATAAAG ATAAGCCCTGTGCGAAGAACAAAATTGCCTGGTCGAAACCCGTTCGCACTGACAAGTCCTGGCAAAAATTCCTGCATGTTCCAAACCACGGCGATGTGAAGGTCGTTGTGTGTGATAAGCATCGAGCCATTCGTCTGAACATCTACTATATAGCTCAGCAGCTGGAGTTTTCGGTGAAAGACTTGCGATCTCGCCTGACAAAGCCAGAGAAAAGTTTGATGCCATCGGAGGAGCAGCAACTTCTGGAATCCGATGAAAAGTTGGCACAAGATACGACCACACCCAAGGAGCCTTTGCCGGATATGATTGCCTGCGCCCACTTTAGCGAGCAGTGCGAGACCAAAAGGCAGACGAGGATCAAAGTCTTCATCAAGAGTTTTGTGTTCAGCCTGCAGACGGATAGCCGAGAAAATGACTTTCTGAAGACGGAGGTGTGTAATATCTACGCCGATGACACGGTGATAATctacgacgacgacgatgagcAGCGGGAGCTGCGCTTGCAGTTGCCAAATCTCCAGGTGGACAACCAGTTGtattccagtggaaagtacgATTTTCCGGTGCTGCTCTGTGCAGAGAAACTGTACAAGCGCAACTGTAGTCTGCCGCAGGTCTACGACTTGGACTCTGTGTACCGGCAGCAAGCTCAGCGAACTCCCGTCTCTCTATTCACATTTGTATTCTACCAAGATGAAATGCAGCTGCAGAATGTGCGCTGCCAGATTCCACCTTTTCGGGTCTACATCGAAGATGCCTACCTGAATCAGCTGCTTGAAGCACTGGTGGAGTGTGAACCGTCCCATTGTGTGTATAGTCCGCCTGTCGAACAGGATCAAATCCTGCTGCCTGTCGGAGCGACCCTTCTACCCGACCAAGTTGTGGCCCAGTCATTGTACATATCGGAACCCTTGCGTCTGAATAGTTTTACGGTGGAGCCGCTGAGTCTACTGCTATCCGTCCACACTTCCTCGAGGCTCTACATAGCCCTAGATCACTCTCCCCTCTCCTTCTCCCGCTATGAGCGCCAGCAAATCCTTACAGTTCCTCTCCGCTTCGGACAATCTCTGGGTCTGCACTATCTCAGTGGGGCTATCTTCGGAGCCGGCTGGGTCGTTGGATCCCTGGAGATTTTGGGAAGCCCCAGTGGGCTGGCCCGCTCGTTCAGCACTGGTCTTCGGGACTTTGTCTCCATGCCCGTGCAGGGTCTCTTCCGCGGACCTTGGGGCTTCCTGGTGGGCGTGACCCAAGGATCTGCCTCTCTGTTGCGTAACGTGACCGCGGGAACCGTCAACTCAGTGACCAAATTGGCCGGTTCCGTGGCCCGGAATCTGGACAGGCTGACCCTGGACGCAGAGCACATCGAACTGACTGAGGCCAGACGTAGGGCCAGACCCCAGGGATTCGCCGATGGGCTGACACAGGGTCTGactggcttgggcattagtctACTCGGCGCCGTTGGAGGATTGGCCCATCACACCCTGGAGGCACGCAGTTCGGTCGGAGTCATCGCCGGGCTGACCAAGGGCATTGTGGGAGCCTTCACGAAACCGATCAGTGGAGCTGCTGAAATGCTAGCTCTCACGGGCCAGGGAGTCCTCCATACGGTGGGTTTCAATGCCATGCCTCAACAGGTGGAGCCCAGCTTTACGCGAAACGTGGCCCTGCACGGGAGTTCCAATCGCATTTGGAGTTATCTGCCCGAGGAGTTGAGCCGCGACCAGATGCTGTTCTTTTGTGAGATCACCCTGTTGGTCGGCACGCAATTACGTCCAGCTTTGCTATTCCTAACTTCGTCAGTATTGGCCATCATACAATCGGACAGCGAGGAACTGGCCTTCGCTTCCCCCGTTTCCAAGGTGGATGCCGTGGCGGATCGCGAAGATCCCTCAAAACTCTACTTGAGCCTCAAGTCCGAGAGAAGCAATGATCTTGAGGGA caacTGAACTATACCAATGAGCGCATTATGAAGTTCCTAAATGCATCGCGACTTCAGAGCATAGCCAACGATTCGCTCAATGATCTGCTCCAGCTACAAGAACAGGATGTCGACGACCGAATCCAGCGGCAATCGCAGTGTATCTTCTATATTAAACCCAATATAGGTGAACACCTGATCCACTATCTAAAGGTCATAGGTCGGATACAGCATTGA